Proteins from a genomic interval of Xiphias gladius isolate SHS-SW01 ecotype Sanya breed wild chromosome 23, ASM1685928v1, whole genome shotgun sequence:
- the LOC120785557 gene encoding uncharacterized protein LOC120785557, with translation MWPVSASALGAIPSARIQYLARHKRDLSAREDQRRKEEEVGFVRKTQHPSSETSQYENIVRLSTPKTRGPGSQEAGPPHTPQCENNCPIWHIDPRVKTAAVTPRLLRLSNPRPNHQDFQSNGESVGPAASRTARISRRLVQLSLPRLKESNICCGLGRPEESVWTVSRAARRATASARVEMLATPKQLSQDYVPPRGPGRSRGTGLST, from the exons ATGTGGCCCGTCTCCGCCTCAGCGCTCGGAGCCATTCCAAGTGCAAGAATCCAATACCTGGCCAGGCACAAAAGGGACCTCTCAGCAAGGGAGGACCAGCGCAG gaaggaagaggaggtgggcTTCGTCAGGAAGACCCAGCATCCTTCCTCCGAGACGTCACAGTACGAAAACATTGTCCGCTTGTCAACACCCAAAACCAGGGGCCCCGGCTCCCAGGAAGCAGG GCCTCCTCACACACCTCAGTGTGAGAATAATTGTCCGATCTGGCACATCGATCCCAGAGTGAAAACTGCAGCGGTCACACCTCGACTGCTGCGGCTGTCAAACCCCAGGCCGAACCATCAAGACTTCCAGAGCAACGGAGAG AGCGTTGGGCCCGCCGCGTCCAGAACGGCCCGCATCTCTCGACGACTGGTCCAGCTCTCACTGCCCAGGCTGAAGGAGAGCAACATCTGCTGCGGGCTTGGACGTCCGGAGGAATCCGTCTGGACC GTTTCGAGGGCAGCGAGGAGAGCCACAGCAAGTGCCCGCGTCGAAATGCTGGCAACACCGAAGCAGCTTTCCCAGGACTACGTCCCCCCGCGAGGACCAGGGCGGAGCCGAGGAACCGGCCTGTCCACCTGA
- the arl9 gene encoding ADP-ribosylation factor-like protein 9, with amino-acid sequence MFGLREAGVLGASVALAGGVAYLIWNYTFSSGQKKRQARPGQDGRRPGGEGEGQRSGKEEEEGRRSEDSKTGQTVVVAAAAPVASAAKAPSSPESRPVEPRGTQVLVLGLDGAGKTSLLHCLATGGLEQDMQPTQGFNAVSINREDLHIEFLEIGGKEELRPYWQRYMPKALLLVFVVDASDPRLFPVAKKHLHELLASDARLPVMVLANKQDLPGAGSITDLHDALSLSEVGERRLFIIGTHVKKGEAELSSGVQDARDLIFQMVCESR; translated from the exons ATGTTCGGTTTGAGAGAGGCCGGCGTCCTCGGCGCCTCCGTCGCCCTAGCGGGGGGAGTCGCCTACCTCATCTGGAACTACACGTTCTCCTCCGGGCAGAAGAAGCGTCAAGCCCGGCCCGGACAGGACGGTAGACGTCCcggaggggaaggagaaggcCAGAGGAGcgggaaggaggaggaggaggggaggaggagcgAGGACTCAAAGACCGGACAAACTGTCGTGGTCGCGGCCGCTGCGCCTGTTGCTTCCGCCGCCAAAGCTCCGTCATCGCCTGAG TCCAGGCCCGTGGAGCCCAGAGGGACGCAGGTTCTGGTTCTGGGTCTGGATGGAGCCGGTAAGACCAGCCTGCTGCACTGTTTGGCCACGGGCGGCCTGGAGCAGGACATGCAGCCGACACAGGGCTTCAACGCCGTCTCCATCAACAGAGAGGACCTGCACATCGAGTTCCTAGAAA TTGGGGGTAAAGAGGAGCTGCGACCATACTGGCAGAGGTACATGCCCAAGGCTCTTCTGCTGGTGTTCGTGGTCGACGCCTCCGACCCACGGCTCTTCCCGGTCGCTAAGAAACATCTACACGAGCTGCTGGCGTCTGACGCCCGCCTGCCTGTAATGGTGCTGGCCAACAAGCAG GATCTTCCAGGCGCCGGCAGCATCACCGACCTCCACGACGCCCTGTCCCTGTCCGAGGTCGGAGAACGCAGGCTGTTCATCATCGGTACCCACGTGAAGAAGGGAGAGGCGGAGCTGAGCTCAGGCGTTCAGGACGCCCGGGACCTGATCTTCCAGATGGTTTGCGAGAGCAGATGA